From Aegilops tauschii subsp. strangulata cultivar AL8/78 chromosome 5, Aet v6.0, whole genome shotgun sequence:
TAAAGTTCAAATATTTTGTTGGCGTGCGTTGCACGCAATCATCCCACTAAAATCTATATTGACCAATAGGCACGTTGGCTCAAACGGAATATGCCCAGTTTGCAGCAATGATGCGGAGGATGTGCGCCACCTCCTTTTCAACTGTAAAATTGCAACCAAACTTTGGGACAAGTTGGGGATATTACACATAATTGAAGAAGCGAAGAGGATTGATCGATCCAGATCTGTAATTCTTGAGCATCTATTGTTGGCTGACTCTTGTTCACTTGCAATGAAACCGAACCTCAACGTCAAGCAGGTCATCGTTGTAGGGGCCTGATATTTATGGTGGATTCTCCGAGAGTATATGCATGATGGCTCTGCTCCACCCCCACCTAAATGGCCAATATCTTTCCTGGCTATTACTAATAATTTTCATCAAGCAAATAGCAAAGTCAGTAGTGCCTCAGTACAAAGATGGACCAAGCCGGACCCCAAATTTGTGAAGCTGAATGTAGACGCTTCTTTCATGCAAATGAAGGTGCGGGAGCAACGAATGCTATTATCAGAGATGAAAACGGTAATTTCTTAGTAGGGTGATGCCGTTTTATACCTCATGCAGCTGATGTGGTAACAATGGAGGCCATGGCGATGCGGGATGGCCTCATTTTTGCAAATTCATTTGGTTTTCCACAAGTGGAAGCGGAGTCTGATTCTACAACGGTGATTGAATATAATTCCGGGCAAACCAGATGATGGGATGCTACAGCGGCAATCTTTGCGGAGTGTGTGGATGTGTCCTTGGCGATTGGGAAGGTCATTTTTAAACATTGTAATCGTTCTACGAATAATATGGCACATGTGCTAGCTAGTCATAGTTTTTGTGATAAGATTTCTGACAAGTGGATGAGAGAGCCTCCAGACATCCTTTTTTTGGACCTGTGGATGATGTATTTCTTCTCGCAAAAGAAAGACGATGTATTTCCTATATTTAAATTAATAAAGTTAGCCACGATGgacttttctttaaaaaaaacctTAGCCACGAAGGTCTTGCCGTCAAAAATAGATTTTCCAAAAGGAAAGGTCAAGAGAATATAAAAAATCCATTCCCTAATAAGACCCTAACACGCGCAACCCCCTCGATTTAGGCCGATCAAAGCGATCGCACGACGCCACCCGCAAACAGAAACGGATCGTGTGCGTAACAGCATCCATACAAGACTTGACTTGGAAAACCGGAGCGAGAGAAgatacctacgaggactggacTCCACCCTAGTCACAGATCGTAATGATGGAGGAGCCACCGGTGCCCTTTGCTCACGCGGCGGCTCCGATCGGCGAAGGCACTCCGGCCACGATTGGGACCGCATCAGAAACAGCAAGGCGTGTGGGGCGATCCCGCGATCGCGGCAAGCGCCGGAGGATCGCCGAGGAGAGCGGCGGCTGGGCGTCCCTCCCCGGCGACTTGGTCCGCCTTGTCGCCGAGCGGGTGCGGCTCGACGGGGACGTGATCGACTACATCTCCCTCCGCGCGGCCTGCTCCGGCTGGCGTTCCAGCACGGACTTCCCGCGCAGCCCGCAGGAGCAGTACCATTACTTCCGCCCTGGCGGCTGGGTCGCGCTCTGCGACGGCGACCAGACGCGCCCGGACGACGCGCTCCAGATCGCCTTCTTCAAGCTCAGCAcgggacggcgcctccgcgtccgcTTCCCGACGAAACTCAGGGGCTACAGGATAGTCTCCTTCAGCGGCGGCCTCCTCGTCCTGGTCCACAAGCGCTTCTCCATTGTTCGCTTGCTCCACCCCTTCACCCGGAGCTACCTGGATCTCCCGTCCATTGCCCCGACCTTTCGCATCGTCGTAGGCGTGAAAGACAAAAAAGAGTGTTTCCTCCGCATGAACGCCGCCATCTGCACGACGAGCGGCGCGACCCCCGACGCCTCTGTCGACGTTGTGGCCTGGTTCCCGGGGGAAAAGGCGATGCTCTGGGCCAAGCCCGGCGATGCCACCTGGAACGCCATCTACCTCGACGTCGAGCTCCAGAGCGTCCTCGCCTACCGTGGCCGCCTCTACGCCACCGCTCGGGACTCGGCAAGCATCCTTCAGGTCTACCCTCAGAGCAATATCTTTGCGGTGGACACTCCTATCCCCGACGAGCTTGGCCCTCCGTCGTTATGCCGCTCCTTCCTCGTCGAATCCAACGACCACATGCTGCTCGCTGTTCGCCACCGCGTGGCGCTCCCCAACACACACACCGCCGTCAAGATCTTCGACGTGGATCTCGACCGCCGGCAGCTGACCCCGGTGAGCGACATTGGCGATCGCGCGCTGTTCCTCGGCAAGGACAAATGCCTGTCCGTCTCGGCCAAACACCTGCCGTCCATCAGAGGAAACTCTGTTTATACATCTGAAGGTTGTGTCGAGTTATACTCTCTCAGCAGTGACTGCCCCGAGAGCTATTATTTGTATTCGAAGACGTTGTGGCACACGCGGCCCTTCACCATTGCGGACCATCTCATCACGTACTGCAACCATCTCGAGTGGTAAGCATACCCTGTACTCTACTACCCCTTGTATTCACGACTTCAAGATTGAGCCTAGTTTTTATCCAGTCAAAAAAAGATCGAGCCTAGTTTTCAGACGCACGCCCTAATCTGTTTTCTATTCCCTCTCTTGTTTACTGTAGGGCGAGAGGGCTCATGTTTCATGAGTATCCGTGTGAAGTATATATTTCCAAGGAACTAAAGGAGAAACTCAAGAAGCAAGATTCACAGCTGCGTATTCCAACTCCCAAGAAGACAAGCAACCCATCTGCAAATTTATCTATAATATGATTCAAATACAATGCAAGAAGTGAGGTCAAACTAAGGGTACTTTTATACATCTACAACTAGTATGAAGCAATGACTATGTCCTAGTTATACTAACCATTGGTTGTCTTGGGTCAATCATTAATTGTCCATTGTTCTAACGAGCATTGTAGCCACTACTGATGAGCAAATTATGAGCTAATTGATGCGTTTTGCGGGTGAAGCGGGATGCCGCTTGCATGCACCCCTACCAGCCACGAAGGCGCTAGTAGCGGCGCCTGCCTGCCCAATGTCCAAGGGCAACTCCAACGCACTGGCGCAAACAGGATTTGATCTACTTTTTATTCATTTGGATCGATCGTAGGGCAGCGTCCGGCTCGTCCGCGTTTTGCTAATCAGTGCGTCCAACCGGCCGATGCATTCTGTCCGTGCGATCGGTATGCAGCTATATTTTTACACAGCTTTTGCATACAAATTTAACGTTGTCCAAATACATTAAAAAAACACATCGTTTAAATCACGTAGTTTATTACAACCAAATAAAATCTTATAGTAAACCAAATGAAATTTAAATTGTCACAAATACATTGAAAGGAAAATGAGTCAATACATCTATTGTTTGCCAAGGTGAGTccacatatgctcaaccaaattATTTTTGGAGTTGAATGCGAGTTGTCCAATCACACATTTCATGATGAAATTATGTGAAATGTTCAAACGTTGCCGATCCTCTATgctctgtactgtgttaaaaaaatgaaTATTCATTTTTTGAGACCGGTCAAAATCTACAGTGTTGTTCGATCACATACAGAACAAATCTTCGCCATGAACAAATATTCGGCGGTAAATTCTCACAGATCAATTTACATCATAGATCTATTTGCACATATTAGAATGAATATTCATCTTTTGAGACCGGTTAAAATCCGCAGTGCTCTTCAATCACATCCAGAAATATGTAAATCACAAATCTAGCAGGTGATCGAGAGACAAGGGAGGATCAATACCGGCACCGGGTCGTCCCGCTTCGGCCACCTACCTGGAGGCGACCGCGGCGTCCAGCACCTCGGCACCCACCTCGGCCACGTCTTTCTTCGAGCACGGCGACCCGGGGCGCCCACCACAGTCGCGTCTTCTGTACGAGTATGAACATCCCAAAACATGGCAACTTTTAAATTTCCTTGATCACTCGAAAATTGGATTTTTCTTGGAATGCTCCCAGTATTTGCAAGACAAATTAAGTTTTCTTCATGAAATCTGATGGTCCAATTCGGACACCTCGATGGCAGTTTTATATAACATAGCATGGCAAACTCTATTCTTCAATATAGCATGGCAACTATTTCAATTGTAGACCATCGCAACAAGGCAATTTAATTTCTAGTGGGCATGACAAATGTAGTTTTAGGCGCATGGCAATTTTTTTCTCAGCACGGCCAACAATTACTTTTGCTTGGACGATGGCAATTTAGTTCAATGGATCATGGCAAATGTAGTTCTAGGAGCATGGCAATTTTTATTATATGGACCATGGCAAATTTCTCCCTCTTTTGCAACACGACAAATTTCTCTTTTAAAGGACCATGGCAAATTTGAATTATAGCGAATGGACCTTGGCATTTTTTTGCCTACGCATCATGATATATAGAACATTTCCATGCCCCATGGCATTTTTTCTCTCGTCATGCTTTCTTGTTCAATACCATGGCAATTTTGATTGGACCATCGAAAACTAAGTTGTTCGAGCATGAAAAATGTAGTGTATGGATTATGGCAATTTACTTTTCTTTACAACATGGCAAAAATTACTTTTTTTGGAACATGCAACTTACTTTCATGGAGCATGGCAAATGTAGTCTACCAATCATGGCATTTTTACTATATGTGCCACGGCAAATGTCTCCCTTTATTGCCATGGCAATTTTCTTTTGAATGGGACCATGGCATTTTTCACCCTATGTCATCATATATAGAACTTTTCCCATTAAGGTTGCCATGGCCAACGgcaaatattgtttatgattttAGTTTTTCGCTATGTATCATCGAAAAGTATGAAGATtatttgacccaaaacatggctTTTTGTTCTTGGTCACTCGagaatttgattttttttcttcgAATGCCTCCAATTTGTGCTTGGCAAATTAAGTTTTTATGAAATCTGATGGTCAATTTCATACACGTCGATGGCAAATTTGTATAACATAACATGGCAAACTTTTTTCTTTAATGTAGCACGACTACTATTTaattgtagatcatgaaaattttgTTTCCCTGCAACATGGCAATTTAAGTTCTAGTGGGCATGGCAAATATAGGTTTAGGCGCATGGCAATTTCTTTTTGTTCGCAACATGGCCAACAATTACTTTTGCTTGGATCATGGCAAATGTGGCATTTTTAGTGTATCTATATCATGCGAATTATGGTGTTCAGATCATCGCATTTTTAGCCTACAGGTCATGATATATAGAACATTTTTTGCAACATGTTAATTTTTTAACTTTTgttgccatggcaatttttacTCTTTAATTGCGAAGGAAATTTTACATTTATTTCCATGGCTAAATTACCTATACCAACATGGCAAATATTTAACTATTATTTCCATGGAAATTTTTACTCTTTATTTTTCCATGGAATTTTCACATttatttgccatggcaaaattaCCAACTATTGCATGGCCAATTTACTTTTACATACATGTCCAACTATTGCCAtgacttttctttttctttgttcCATTGCATAAACAAAGATCTTTTTGTCCATCGCAAAAATTGTTTTCTTAAATACGAATGGCATTTTTTGGTTTGCGTCACTGGGATTTTTTAGTTATCAATTTTCCCCTATTAATGGCAATTTTTTTCACAGCATGACAAAATCTGGGCTTTCTTCACTGCTCAAAATATGTTTTTTTTAGTCATAGTACAAACTGGGCCATACTGggcttttatttttgttttattttagtGACAACGGAGGCCTGTACGGGAGCGATGCTGGTGGTGTTCACGCTGGGTGCGGGGTTGGGCGTTCAGGGAAATTCCTATTGGACGCTCGTTGCCTCAAAATGTCGAGCGAACGCATAGGGGAGCGATCAGCTGCGCCGGCCCATCTCCCACTGCAGTTTCGGTTTTGGGAATTTTCTAGAAGTTTCCCAGCTGGTTTTTatcggttttgggaaccttctagaaggttccttaAGCtggttttttatttcttttttatgttttcttttcttttatttctttttccttttttcatggtttattttcttcctctccttttttctttctttccttttttctttctttccttttttcttttaatttttttctttttcgttttatttttatttttttcaaaaatgtttgtgtttttggaaaaatgttcgtaaatttcaaaaaatgtttgcattTATCATAAATtgtttaaaatttcaaaaaatgtttcctcTTTCGAATTTTGCTCAGAAACTCAAAAaagttcgtttaaaaaaaaaggaaatactaaagcccacacgtgtgggcgtttgcaTCTCGCCCACACGCGTGGATCCATGTCCATTTGTGGTTGCATGAATTTTGGCATGTTTGTGGTGCCACTTAGGACTGGGCTGGTGTGTGGGGATTCATCCGGTCGCCCACATGTCCATTTTCACCACACGGAGTGACCAGTGTGTGGGTGTTTAGCAGTTCGCCCACAGGTGAGTTTTCATTCACGCAtaggggctggtgtgtgggcatttgtcagttcgcccacacgtccgtctcctctcccacacccaaagctgtcagttgccatgtgttttccagggtacatggcaactgccctagtgtgcttgtaagcagatgacaactctctcttttacccgaacatgtcagttgccatgtattttgcagggtacatggcaactgcctagtatgcttgtaagcagatggcaactctttcttTACCCGAACATATTTTTTTGGCATGTTGCTTTGTAGCGCTACacggcaactgcctagtgttagtaggtggcaactcctaaagttttcaaatcatggcaactgtagtaaaccagaccatacatgacaactgcctagtgttagtaggtggcaactcctaaagttttcaaatcatggcaactgtagtaaaccagaccatacatgacaactgcctagtgttagtaggtggcaacccCTAAAGTTTTTAAATCATGGCAAGTATAGTAAatcagaccatacatggcaacagctgcagttgtccaaaaatggcatctggcacttgacctgagatggcaactgcagttgagcaaccatgacaactgtagttgtccgacgTGGCAACTGTAGTTCAGCGACATGACAACTGCAGTTAAACGAACATGGAAGAGGGTTCggaccatggcaactgcggggCGCGTGGTGACCGTCACGCGGGGCGTGCGAGAACATGAGGCCTGACATACGCGTgtgtgggcgttatctatttTGCCCACACGTAGGCATGTTAGAGGGACCGCGAGGAAAAAAAAAACGTGTGGGCATTACTTAGGCGTGTGAGCTGATCCTCttagacaccacacaaaatatGTGGGCAGACCCCTTAACGcgcacacgtgtgggcgttatcggTGTCTAAAAGAAATGTTTGTGCTTTTCCAAAAATTGTGCAGAAGTTCGAAAAATGTTCCTGTTATCAATTTTGGTTCACAATTTATAAATGTTCGTGCTTTTACGAATAATGTTCCTGTTTccaaaaaaatttcaaaatttcaaaaaatgctcttgctattcaaaatttgttcagaagttcaaaaatgttcctgtttcaatttttgttcataaattcagaaaaatttcgcaaattttaaaaattgttcagaATTAAAAAAAGGCAGCTACAGTTCCAGGCGCTACAGTACAAAAATTGATCACGTTTTAGTAAACTGTTAGGGTTTGCAAAAAGAAATGTTCATGTTTTTCTAAATTCGGATTAAAATAATTGTTcacatttttttagaaaaataGTTTGGAATATCAAAAATTAATTGCGCTATTTCAAATTGTTCGAAATTATCAAGAAATGTTTCTAAAATGTTTTTCCCAAATCTTAACACTGTTGTCTGTTCTTAAATTGTTTGGCGCCTTAATGTTCGACAGCAGCTTTGTGGTGGAGTGGCTCCCTGACTGTACTAGCGTGTTCGGGATGGGTTTTTGTTTTGGTCAGACGAATTTGTTCGTTCGATCTCCTCTTCAGTACGAACGTTCACGAGATATCAACGTCCCATATATAAGGGCACCCAGCGAGGACATGGCCATCAACGAGGACCTCACCCACCCATACCTGCTCTCCCGTCGATGGTCGTCGAAatggtcgccggagttgaggtCTGGTGTGGCAGTGCCTTTCTTCAGGCTGCTGCAGAACAAGGAGAGAGCCGGGATTGGAATGAGCGGAGGGAGGAGTGAGGCCAAGTGCTTAATTAACCGGGAGGCCGTGTGATTAAGAGGCGAAACCGGGCGGACACATTATGTACCATGTCAGAGTGTGCATCAGCCAACCACTGTGCAGTAACATAAACAACCGCAAGGTGGTGCTCGTCTGGGACGCGTCTTAGACTGTTTACATAAGAAGAAACAACGACATAATACGATGTGTATATGTCGGCCCAACTTTTCAATATGACATGCTTGCACAACAAGTTACTATCTCCAAGGAGCAATCCACGGCCAGGATACCGTGCGTGAGTGATGCCGTGCGCTGAAAATGTGTTTTAGTACATACTCAGAGCTTGCTCTCTACAAGGACACAAATAACACGTTTGGAAGCAAAACTTTCTACTACACCTTGGTAGTAGCTTTTAAACGATGGAAATATTCCGAAAATACACCTTGGGACATGGGTGCAAATGTACCACTCACGTGCAAAGTTTCGTGACAAAATGACTTCCGTGGCATTCTGAATGAATAAAACAAAACCGACACTATATTAAGCTTACTTTTTTTTAGAATCTTAAGCTTACTGTTCATACATACAGTTTGAAGTTGCAATTTTATCTTTTTTGCCAACAATACCACAAAAGTCATTTTGTCACGAAACTTTACACATGGGTGATACACTAGACAATGCTTGTTCCTACAAAATTTTACTTTTTTTTTGTACTTTTTTTTGGTTAATCGGGTGCCTACACCAGTTCCAAAAATCCACACCGGGAAGTTTTCCTGCTAAATGCTAATCATGGTTGGAACAATTTGAATGTCTCATCTATCATTGGTACCGATGGAAGGTGATAGGCCTCGTGTGTCGCCACTCTTGTATGGCGGCGCGGAGTGCGTGGTTGGGCATGAGCTCATCTGTGGGAAGCTTGAGGTTGGTCATCGGCGACGTGTCGTGTCCGCTCCCGAGCCACTCCTTCATCGCCTCCGCCTCGTAGGTGAACCCGTCGCCGGCGATCTGCGGATCCCTCATCACCTCCTGCGAGCGCACATCAGCTATTCATCACTGCGCATCATTTCGGAAAGCCGCGCGCGTGTAATATGATCGAATGCACATGTGCATACCTTGAGTATCGGGCAGAGGAAGTaggacggagcgccgccgctGTCGGACGCCGTCGACGCCGAGAGCGACGACCACATCCTCCCCGGCGTGGCGTCCGTCGCGGCCTCCAGCACGCTCAGCGCCTCATCCAGAAGCTCGACCGGGCGACGTGGCCCTCCGGTTTCGACCGCGTCGCAGCATTTCAGCccgagcagcgcaacctccgtgGCGCGCTCCATCGGCCACCCTCCGGCACTCGCGTCCACCACCTCGTGCCAGGGCGTGCTCCCGTCGGCGGCCTTCTGCGCCGCCTTCTTACCGGCATGCCCGTGACCAGGCGGAGGAGGACCACGCCAAGCGCATGCACATCGCACTGCGGGGTCAGCTCCCCCGTCGTCAGGTACTGCGGCTCCACATACGCCAGCGCCACGCCGCTGGGGAGCTGTGGCGGCCCCACGAGACCAGGCATGCCGAGGCCGGCCAGCTTGCTCGAGGAGCACCGCTCGTCTTCCAGGAGGATATTCGCTGGACGGACGTCGCCATGCACCATTGCCGTCGAGTGGAGGTAGGCCAGGGCGGAGCAGGTTCGGTACGCGATGCCGCACCGTGCGTGCCACGGCAGTGGCGGCGCCTCTCCTCCAAGACGGTCCTCCAAGCTCCCGCCCGACACGAGCTCGTGCACCACGGCGCGCGCCTCCGGGCACGCGCCGACGAGCGCGACGATGTGTGGGTGCCTCGCCCTGGCGATGGCGTCCACTGCACGACTGAACCGCGCCTCGTGGACGGCGACGTCGGGGCAGATCATCTTGACGGCGACGCTCATGCCGCGGAGGCTCCCTCTGTACACGCGGCCGCGGCTGTCGGCACCGGCGCCTCCTACCATGGCAGACTCGTCGAAACGATCGGTCGCCTCCTCCAGCTCCGACAAACCAAGCCGCAAGAAACTCACACTTTGATCACCACCGTCCACCGTAGGCATGGATGCTTCGCCAGCTGCAGGCCCTTCTCCTCGGCGCTCCCGCCTGAGCGCATCGACGACAAagtgttagagtagtcattatggtatacgacttagtccaagtcagttttgtatcTCTATctcaagtcggtttgtaccctcttatatattCTTGTATgtcgcaccaaatcatcaataagcaacagttttattcagttTTCATGATATCAGATACCGAtcccagggtttagggtatggctccgccaacgccaccgtcgccgccgccgcccggctacttcgagcaCCGGGCCGCAgtcatcgccaaggctgccaacgccgcggccgcttctctctcggccctcaccatagctccacaaaactaccctgcactcatcctcgccgcaccaatatctcttgctgacagaatctccgacgtcagcccctacatccccatagttcttgatctcgccgcccacaactactaccattggagacatctcttcgatctccacctcggccgctgcaacctgcgctcgcatgtcgccgccaactgtcttccccgccccgacgatccgcaatggttgaaagacgatctcgcgatcgtccagtggttctacacccgcatcaccaccgagatcttcaacatgctcgatcacgacggcgccaccgctgccaacatctggcactccctccgtcagctcttccaaagcaacaccgacgctcggaaaaacgctctccacaccgagcttcgcaatatggtgcaaggagacgccccggtgaacctgttctgccagcgcgttaagaccattggcgatgagctccgcgaactcggcgatacagttagcgactcacagctaatcaatatcgtcgtcgtcggcctcagcgaagactttgacaagcaagcctcgttcataccgatgatacggccccctcctaccttcgctgaagtacgttccttgctacaactcgcggcggaaacacaagctcgcaaggattctcgccccaaggtctttcatgctgcggctcgtcctcctctgtcgtctacaccagcgctgccttccaggccggctcctgccgccgggccgtccgcatcATCTATTgaaccgcccccaggctggcgtcctagtccgaactaccgcggcaaaaaccctatctacaggcccccgccgactcgttcggttccgcctacgacatcaccagcaccgagtcttgcaccacccaccagtgctccatctgcggttgcatggcggcctcctcatgatccttggacggggcttgttcaagcatggcccatgccctggtccgctccgtccaccctcgatgctccgccggcatactcaggtgcctggcaacccggccttcggccgcctactggtgctcccggggttctcaaccgccgacagccggccaatgcctatcacgccgccccgacgtatgctccttatggtcattacagcaccgacggcggcgcctactacacacctcagccggccctgctccccccccacccccccccacAGCCGcccaatgcctactacactccccagccggccctactgccttcaccatcgtatccgccggcactgcttccgacgccaccctcagctgcgacgccgagctgggatcaagctgcctttctccaggccatgaataactttgctgcacaaggaaactcaggtacggattggatctttgattcaggggcctctagtcatatgtctgcatctagtaattggttatcttcttgcactaaatctcctttcccttccattatccttggagatgaATCATCcattcctatatattgtgttggtcaggctcaacttccctcttccaccaaacctcttttacttcgcgatgttctagttgcacccgccctcattaaaaatcttatctctgttcgccaatttacttgcgacaattTAGTTTCagctgaatttgacccttttggtctatctgtgaaggattacctgaccaaggccgagatcgctcgcttcaatagctccggtgatctttattctcttaatggagttcctgccgccacccctccaacatccatgctggcctccgtcgatctctggcatcgtcgcttgggccatcccaaccccgccgtcttagcttctatgcttagtgaatttaccataccatgtaatagggactctcataattctgtgttttgcgagtcttgtcaattaggcaaacatgtgtgtcttccctttagttcctctagttcttgtagcacttatccttttgaattaatacattgtgatttatggacctctcccattgcaagtgtttcgggttttaaatactaccttgttatcctagatgatttcacccactttgtctgaacttttcctctacgcaacaaatccgaggtccattctcttttccttaattttcaacgctatgtgtctgttcacttcttcctcccaattcgctttatccaatgtgacaatggtcgcgagtttgataacattaaaaatcgtactttcttcttacaacatggcatcctgcttaggttctcatgtccctacacctcccctcaaaatggtaaagcagaacgctctcttcgcaccctcaatgatatagttcgcactctcctcattcaatcatctatgcctcccaagttttgggctgaagccctacacatggccaccttccttctaaatattcgaccttctaaaactaaacccaacactactccctattattccctctttctttcccaccccgactactccgcggttcgtgttttcggttgtctctgttttcccaatgcctacgccacttctgtaaataaattgtcaccatgctttatcccatgtgcttttctcggcttctctgacgagcacaaaggctatcgctgtctcgaccctcacaccggacacgttcatgtctctcgtcatgtcacgtttgctgagca
This genomic window contains:
- the LOC109772059 gene encoding F-box protein At2g26160-like, whose translation is MEEPPVPFAHAAAPIGEGTPATIGTASETARRVGRSRDRGKRRRIAEESGGWASLPGDLVRLVAERVRLDGDVIDYISLRAACSGWRSSTDFPRSPQEQYHYFRPGGWVALCDGDQTRPDDALQIAFFKLSTGRRLRVRFPTKLRGYRIVSFSGGLLVLVHKRFSIVRLLHPFTRSYLDLPSIAPTFRIVVGVKDKKECFLRMNAAICTTSGATPDASVDVVAWFPGEKAMLWAKPGDATWNAIYLDVELQSVLAYRGRLYATARDSASILQVYPQSNIFAVDTPIPDELGPPSLCRSFLVESNDHMLLAVRHRVALPNTHTAVKIFDVDLDRRQLTPVSDIGDRALFLGKDKCLSVSAKHLPSIRGNSVYTSEGCVELYSLSSDCPESYYLYSKTLWHTRPFTIADHLITYCNHLEW